The following are encoded together in the Lathyrus oleraceus cultivar Zhongwan6 chromosome 3, CAAS_Psat_ZW6_1.0, whole genome shotgun sequence genome:
- the LOC127132516 gene encoding uncharacterized protein LOC127132516 translates to MLRLKAFRPSADKIVKIQLHPTHPWMVTADDSDRVSVWNWEHRQVIYELKAGGVDERRLVGAKLEKLAEGETESKGKPTEAIRGGSVKQVNFYDDDVRFWQLWHNRSAAAEAPTAVHTSSFSSPAPSTKGRHFLVICCLNKAIFLDLVTMRGRDVPKQELDNKSLHCMEFLYRSGVGDGPLVAFGASDGVIRVLSMITWKLARRYTGGHKGTISCLKSFMAASGEALLVSGASDGLLIIWSADHGHDSRELVPKLSLKAHDGGVVAVELSRVMGGAPQLITIGADKTLAIWDTISFKELRRIKPVPKLACHSVASWCHPRAPNLDILTCVKDSHIWAIEHPTYSALTRPLCELTTVIPPHALAPNKKLRVYCMVAHTLQPHLVAIGTNIGVVICEFDARSLPPVAPLLTPPDSREHSAVFVIERELKLLNFQLNNSVNPSLGNNSSLSETGRPQGDSFEPLTVKQGKKHISTPVPHDSYSVLSVSSSGKYLAIVWPDIPYFSVYKVSDWSIVDSGSARLLAWDACRDRFAILESSLPPRIPIIPKGSSSKRAKEAAAAQAAAAAAAAGSSASVQVRIVLDDGTSNILMRSVGARNEPVIGLHGGALLGVAYRTSRRISPIAATAISTIQSMPLSGYGSSGLSSFSTYDDGFSSHRSPAEAAPQNFQLYSWETFQPVGGLLPQPEWTAWDQTVEYCAFAYQQYIVISSLRPQYRYLGDVSIPYATSAVWHRRQLFVATPTTIEVVFVDAGVTQVDIETKKMKDEQKMREAQTRAISEHGELALITVEGPQSSTEERIPLRPPMLQVVRLASFQHAPSVPPFLSLPKQSRVDSDDPWTKEAEERRTSEVAVGGGGVSVAVTRFPTEQKRPVGPLVVVGVKDGVLWLIDRYMRAHALSLSHPGIRCRCLAAYGDAVSAVKWASRLGREHHDDLAQFMLGMGYATEALHLPGLSKRLEFDLAMKSNDLKRALHCLLTMSNSRDIGHDGTGLGLNDILNLTDKKQDVVEGVQGIVKFAKEFLELIDAADATAQGEIAREALKRLAAAGSVKGALQGHELRGLALRLANHGELTRLSGLINNLITLGLGREAAFSAAVLGDNALMEKAWQDTGMLAEAVLHAHAHGRPTLKNLVQTWNQILQREVEPTPSQKTDATSAFLASLEEPKLTSLAEAGKKPPIEILPPGMMSLNAPISIQKKPASATQNSQPQPGKPLALEAPPTTTAAPDSSAQQPESAPAPAPTPTPAPVSDPPPSDSTPTPEAAPPESISGETSVDNGVPIAASVSDKNPNINGETVQAEPTSDPAPPEAPSPVAEVSETNIPNPTTAPASGDPFL, encoded by the exons ATGCTGCGGCTAAAAGCGTTTCGTCCCTCTGCCGATAAAATCGTTAAGATCCAATTGCATCCGACGCATCCATGGATGGTAACTGCCGATGATTCAGATCGAGTATCTGTTTGGAACTGGGAGCACCGTCAG GTGATATACGAGTTGAAAGCTGGTGGAGTCGATGAACGACGTTTAGTAGGTGCCAAATTGGAGAAACTGGCTGAGGGAGAAACAG AGTCCAAAGGAAAACCGACAGAAGCCATTCGTGGAGGAAG TGTCAAGCAGGtgaatttttatgatgatgatgTACGCTTTTGGCAACTTTGGCATAATCGCTCTGCAGCAGCAGAAGCACCAACAGCTGTCCATACTTCATCTTTTAGTTCTCCCGCCCCATCAACAAAAGGGAGGCATTTTCTTGTCATATGTTGTTTAAACAAAGCAATATTTTTGGACTTGGTGACAATGCGTGGCCGTGATGTACCAAAGCAAGAGCTTGATAACAAGTCCCTACACTG CATGGAGTTCCTTTATAGATCTGGCGTTGGTGATGGTCCTCTTGTGGCTTTTGGTGCATCTGATGGTGTCATTAGAGTTCTCTCAATGATTACATGGAAG CTTGCAAGAAGATACACTGGTGGTCATAAAGGAACAATCTCTTGCTTGAAGTCCTTCATGGCAGCTTCAGGCGAG GCTCTCCTGGTTTCAGGTGCTAGTGACGGATTGCTCATAATTTGGAGTGCTGATCATGGACACGATTCGCGTGAACTTGTACCCAAGCTGAGTTTAAAA GCACATGATGGTGGGGTTGTGGCAGTTGAGCTATCCAGAGTGATGGGAGGTGCTCCTCAGCTAATTACAATTGGTGCAGATAAGACATTAGCTATATGGGACACAATCTCCTTTAAG GAGCTGCGGCGTATAAAGCCAGTTCCAAAATTGGCTTGCCACAGCGTGGCTTCTTGGTGCCACCCTCGAGCTCCAAATCTTGATATTCTAACCTGTGTCAAAGATTCTCACATATG GGCAATTGAACATCCCACATATTCTGCTCTCACTAGGCCATTGTGCGAATTGACAACAGTTATTCCTCCACATGCTCTTGCTCCTAATAAGAAACTGAGG GTGTATTGTATGGTTGCACATACACTGCAGCCACATCTTGTTGCTATTGGAACCAATATTGGTGTTGTTATCTGCGAGTTTGATGCTAGATCTCTTCCACCTGTTGCTCCCCTACTTACCCCACCAGACAGTAGAGAGCATTCGGCTGTATTTGTAATTGAAAGGGAGCTAAAGCTATTAAATTTTCAACTGAACAACTCTGTAAATCCATCCCTTGGAAATAACAGCTCCTTGTCGGAAACAGGAAGACCTCAGGGAGATTCTTTTGAACCATTGACTGTCAAGCAGGGGAAGAAGCACATTAGCACACCTGTTCCTCATGATTCATACTCGGTTCTTTCTGTAAGCAGTTCAGGAAA GTATTTAGCAATCGTATGGCCAGATATTCCTTATTTCTCTGTCTACAAGGTCAGTGATTGGTCAATTGTTGACTCTGGCAGTGCAAGGCTTCTCGCTTGGGATGCTTGTCGTGACAGATTTGCTATATTGGAATCATCATTACCTCCCCGAATTCCTATAATTCCCAAGGGTAGTTCATCAAAAAGAGCAAAAGAAGCTGCTGCAGCACAAGCAGCTGCAGCTGCAGCTGCTGCTGGTTCCTCAGCTTCTGTTCAAGTGCGAATCGTGTTGGATGATGGAACATCAAATATACTAATGAGGTCTGTTGGTGCACGCAATGAACCA GTCATTGGTTTGCATGGAGGGGCACTGCTTGGTGTTGCCTATCGGACATCTAGAAGAATCAGTCCTATTGCTGCTACTGCTATTTCGACAATCCAGTCTATGCCGTTATCAGGTTATGGAAGCAGTGGTCTTTCTTCATTTTCCACTTATGATGATGGATTTTCTTCACATAGATCTCCAGCTGAGGCGGCACCTCAAAACTTCCAGTTATACAG TTGGGAGACATTTCAGCCTGTGGGGGGTCTACTTCCTCAGCCAGAATGGACTGCTTGGGACCAAACCGTCGAGTATTGTGCATTTGCATACCAACAATACATAGTCATATCTTCTTTGCGCCCACAATATCGATACCTGGGAGATGTTTCAATTCCATATGCTACTAGTGCTGTTTGGCATCGGAGGCAACTGTTTGTGGCGACACCAACAACTATAGA AGTTGTTTTTGTGGACGCTGGGGTTACACAAGTCGACATTGAAACTAAGAAGATGAAAGATGAGCAGAAAATGAGAGAAGCACAGACAAGAGCAATATCAGAGCACGGGGAGTTAGCACTAATTACAGTTGAAGGTCCTCAATCTTCTACAGAAGAAAGAATACCATTGAGGCCACCAATGCTGCAG GTGGTTCGACTGGCTTCATTTCAGCATGCTCCTTCAGTGCCACCTTTTCTATCATTACCAAAACAGTCTAGAGTTGATAGTGATGACCCTTGGACAAAAGAAGCAGAGGAGAGAAGGACAAGTGAAGTAGCGGTTGGTGGAGGGGGTGTGTCTGTGGCAGTTACTCGTTTTCCAACGGAGCAGAAACGTCCAGTTGGGCCTCTTGTTGTAGTGGGTGTCAAAGATGGAGTTCTTTGGCTAATTGACAG GTACATGCGAGCTCACGCCTTATCCCTGAGTCATCCCGGTATTCGTTGCCGATGTCTTGCTGCTTATGGTGATGCTGTTAGTGCAGTAAAATG GGCAAGTAGGCTTGGGAGAGAACACCATGATGATTTAGCACAATTTATGCTAGGAATGGGCTATGCTACTGAAGCACTTCATTTACCTGGATTATCAAAGAG GTTGGAGTTTGATTTGGCAATGAAGAGCAATGATTTGAAGAGAGCTCTTCATTGTCTTCTTACCATGAGTAACAGCCGGGATATAGGTCATGATGGTACTGGGCTTGGTTTGAATGACATTCTTAATTTAACAGATAAAAAACAAGATGTAGTTGAAGGTGTTCAGGGCATAGTGAAATTCGCAAAAGAGTTTTTGGAACTTATCGATGCTGCAGATGCTACAGCACAGGGTGAAATTGCCCGTGAAGCTCTGAAGAGGTTAGCTGCCGCTGGATCAGTGAAAGGTGCTTTACAAGGTCATGAGCTGAGGGGATTAGCATTGCGCCTTGCAAATCATGGAGAGTTGACTCGGCTAAGT GGTCTGATAAACAACCTAATCACGCTTGGCTTGGGACGGGAAGCTGCATTTTCTGCTGCTGTTTTGGGTGACAATGCTCTAATGGAGAAAGCATGGCAGGATACTGGAATGCTGGCAGAGGCTGTGCTTCATGCCCAC GCACATGGACGGCCAACTCTGAAGAATTTGGTTCAGACCTGGAACCAAATTCTACAGAGAGAGGTTGAGCCTACTCCGTCACAAAAAACAGATGCTACATCTGCATTTCTAGCTTCTCTTGAGGAGCCTAAGCTTACGAGTTTGGCAGAAGCAGGGAAGAAGCCACCTATTGAAATCCTACCTCCGGGGATGATGTCACTTAATGCCCCTATCTCCATTCAGAAAAAACCAGCTTCTGCTACTCAGAATTCCCAACCACAACCAGGCAAGCCGTTAGCACTGGAAGCACCTCCTACAACCACAGCAGCGCCAGACAGTTCTGCGCAGCAGCCCGAATCTGCACCTGCACCTGCACCTACGCCTACACCTGCACCAGTTAGTGATCCACCTCCATCAGACTCCACGCCAACTCCTGAGGCTGCTCCACCTGAATCAATTTCTGGAGAAACCTCTGTAGATAATGGAGTTCCTATCGCAGCATCAGTGAGTGACAAAAATCCAAATATTAATGGGGAAACTGTTCAGGCAGAGCCTACAAGCGATCCAGCACCTCCTGAAGCCCCATCACCAGTAGCAGAGGTTTCAGAGACTAATATTCCAAATCCAACTACAGCGCCTGCAAGTGGCGACCCTTTCCTATGA